In Tubulanus polymorphus chromosome 8, tnTubPoly1.2, whole genome shotgun sequence, one genomic interval encodes:
- the LOC141909575 gene encoding uncharacterized protein LOC141909575 isoform X1, producing the protein MIDNSFRRLICQLISPSVNSAGRKWISISSNTADKNTDSTCSRSYREQTGRSGYITSPGFPDSYRYNHYCLWMIPVPVNTILKISFETFDLQPKHNGYCVDYIEIRGKYYCGSTAPSTLFYTGNVYIQFRSDNSENYKGFKLIWRILKVDSTCSKKPRVQDDTSGYITSPNYPDDYYSGHNCYWIIKSPENMLVEISFDKNFRIETKSEVVCCDELTIRSETGSDKYCGWTAPGKRLYIGNITIQFTSDTSRNYVGFKLSWRFVRGKVWQVIVFTGDTGTTQTVMLGFGETGSDVTYFHLGTEFKAGSNKTHELLLPVNITNPHPPRKLMLKTALTTNWRVIQVALVGVIDGDNVVYMYNCINSYADTKTCNYQSRIHKPVKWQIAVFSGIKRSSSRLHYTSGRVDIQIIGDRNESQFTYLGSLFGEHRERKDVIIFTRNIGKPKTVKIKCEPGYGENWWFLKRVELKSDNVTETYFGFNVLLGRNDYNEVSLVPNTTREVEWKIKIKTDKETEELYMNLFGSNGVQSGFSRLGHITTGHQIQMLTTKTRDLGQPTCNVGQPARNIGQPTRVAIWNRGSSTIYIFQFTMISSKIFPNQQFVADTTKTMIYSSAITYIRSNQVAFIELNTVQFGPSTVTQVTETTSTSRPSTVTQVTETTSTSNSKNAGSAMASFWATVGSAIGFTIVIAIIIVVTVVLYIHRRNMYNRDTTDVVSEPDVVYECSVGASARIGRRTVPPAAPSTPATPPAAGVGFIEVENAEDDDFTAESVYIEDIGEDGTIYARLDNMSRPDTARLQPSTSRGRTAPRVILGAEEDVGLYGELDFSRPAIPLTELNKH; encoded by the exons ATGATTGACAACTCATTCAGACGTTTAATCTGTCAATTGATTTCGCCTTCTGTGAATAGTGCTGGACGTAAGTGGATCTCAATCTCCTCAAACACAG cAGACAAGAACACAGATTCAACGTGTAGTCGGTCATATAGAGAACAGACCGGTAGATCAGGGTACATCACTAGTCCGGGGTTTCCGGACAGTTATCGTTACAACCATTACTGTTTATGGATGATTCCGGTACCTGTAAACACG atacTGAAAATATCGTTTGAAACATTCGACCTGCAGCCCAAACATAACGGGTATTGCGTTGACTATATAGAGA TAAGGGGAAAGTACTATTGTGGCAGTACAGCGCCCTCTACACTATTCTATACCGGTAATGTGTATATACAGTTTAGATCAGACAACAGTGAAAACTATAAAGGGTTTAAACTGATTTGGAGGATATTAAAAG ttgattcGACTTGTAGTAAGAAACCTAGAGTACAGGATGATACATCAGGTTACATTACCAGTCCCAATTATCCGGACGACTATTATTCCGGCCACAACTGTTACTGGATAATTAAATCCCCTGAAAACatg ctggttgaaatatcatttgacAAGAATTTTCGTATAGAGACCAAAAGTGAAGTTGTTTGTTGTGACGAGTTGACGATAAGGAGTGAAACCG gGAGTGATAAGTATTGTGGCTGGACAGCTCCTGGTAAacgattatacattggaaatATAACAATACAATTCACATCAGACACCTCTAGAAACTATGTCGGGTTCAAACTGTCCTGGCGGTTTGTACGAGGGAAAG TTTGGCAGGTGATAGTGTTTACAGGGGATACAGGTACAACACAAACTGTCATGTTAGGTTTCGGTGAGACAGGTAGTGACGTCACGTACTTCCACCTGGGAACCGAGTTCAAGGCCGGGTCAAACAAGACTCACGAACTGTTGTTACCAGTGAACATCACAAATCCACATCCACCGAGAAAACTCATGCTGAAAACTGCACTGACTACAAACTGGCGCGTCATCCAG gtggcgctagtaGGTGTGATAGATGGTGACAATGttgtgtacatgtataactGTATTAACAGCTATGCAGACACAAAGACTTGTAATTATCAATCAAGAATTCATAAACCAG TTAAATGGcagatcgctgtttttagtGGAATCAAGCGGAGTAGTTCCAGGTTACACTATACCAGTGGAAGAGTTGATATTCAGATTATCGGTGACCgaaatgaatcacagtttACATATCTAGGTTCACTATTCGGGGAACACAGAGAACGAAAAGATGTGATCATCTTCACGAGAAATATTGGAAAACctaaaactgtaaaaataaaatgcgaACCAGGATATGGAGAAAATTGGTGGTTCCTAAAACGA GTTGAACTCAAATCTGATAACGTCACTGAAACGTATTTCGGTTTTAATGTTCTCTTGGGTAGAAACGATTACAACGAAGTTTCTCTGGTCCCGAATACAACCAGAGAAG TTGAATGGAAAATCaagattaaaactgataaagaaACTGAGGAGCTTTATATGAATCTGTTTGGATCGAATGGAGTTCAATCTGGTTTCAGTCGACTCGGTCACATCACTACAGGTCACCAGATACAGATGCTAACCACCAAAACTCGTGATCTAGGTCAACCTACCTGTAATGTAGGTCAACCTGCTCGTAATATAGGTCAACCTACTCGCGTCGCTATCTGGAATCGAGGATCATCAacgatttacatttttcag TTCACAATGATCTCCAGTAAGATTTTCCCGAATCAACAATTTGTCGCTGACACAACAAAAACGATGATCTACTCATCCGCCATCACATACATTAGATCGAATCAAGTGGCTTTTATTGAGTTAAACACTGTGCAGTTTG GACCATCAACAGTTACACAAGTCACAGAAACCACCTCAACATCAA GACCATCAACAGTGACACAAGTCACAGAAACCACCTCAACATCAA ATTCTAAAAATGCTGGTTCTGCGATGGCTAGTTTCTGGGCAACAGTTGGCAGTGCAATCGGTTTCACAATTGTGATCGCAATCATTATCGTAGTAACGGTCGTGTTGTATATACACCGCAGAAACATGTATAACAGGGATACTACTG atgTGGTTTCTGAACCGGATGTCGTTTATGAATGTTCCGTTGGCGCTAGTG CTCGGATCGGCAGACGAACTGTTCCTCCAGCTGCTCCATCTACTCCAGCTACTCCACCTGCTGCTGGTGTCGGTTTCATTGAAG ttgaGAATGCCGAAGATGATGATTTCACGGCTGAAAGTGTTTATATTGAG GATATCGGTGAAGATGGGACGATCTATGCACGACTAGACAACATGTCCCGACCGGACACCGCGAGGCTTCAACCGAGCACCTCTAGGGGGCGTACTGCTCCACGAGTGATCCTAGGCGCCGAGGAAGACGTCGGATTGTACGGTGAATTAGACTTCAGTCGACCTGCGATACCTTTAACAGAACTAAACAAACACTGA
- the LOC141909575 gene encoding uncharacterized protein LOC141909575 isoform X4: MASMKSLFVVAVFLYVGNSLDKNTDSTCSRSYREQTGRSGYITSPGFPDSYRYNHYCLWMIPVPVNTILKISFETFDLQPKHNGYCVDYIEIRGKYYCGSTAPSTLFYTGNVYIQFRSDNSENYKGFKLIWRILKVDSTCSKKPRVQDDTSGYITSPNYPDDYYSGHNCYWIIKSPENMLVEISFDKNFRIETKSEVVCCDELTIRSETGSDKYCGWTAPGKRLYIGNITIQFTSDTSRNYVGFKLSWRFVRGKVWQVIVFTGDTGTTQTVMLGFGETGSDVTYFHLGTEFKAGSNKTHELLLPVNITNPHPPRKLMLKTALTTNWRVIQVALVGVIDGDNVVYMYNCINSYADTKTCNYQSRIHKPVKWQIAVFSGIKRSSSRLHYTSGRVDIQIIGDRNESQFTYLGSLFGEHRERKDVIIFTRNIGKPKTVKIKCEPGYGENWWFLKRVELKSDNVTETYFGFNVLLGRNDYNEVSLVPNTTREVEWKIKIKTDKETEELYMNLFGSNGVQSGFSRLGHITTGHQIQMLTTKTRDLGQPTCNVGQPARNIGQPTRVAIWNRGSSTIYIFQFTMISSKIFPNQQFVADTTKTMIYSSAITYIRSNQVAFIELNTVQFGPSTVTQVTETTSTSRPSTVTQVTETTSTSNSKNAGSAMASFWATVGSAIGFTIVIAIIIVVTVVLYIHRRNMYNRDTTDVVSEPDVVYECSVGASARIGRRTVPPAAPSTPATPPAAGVGFIEVENAEDDDFTAESVYIEDIGEDGTIYARLDNMSRPDTARLQPSTSRGRTAPRVILGAEEDVGLYGELDFSRPAIPLTELNKH; this comes from the exons ATGGCGTCGATGAAGAGTTTGTTTGTAGTCGCTGTATTTTTATACGTCGGGAATTCTCTTG ACAAGAACACAGATTCAACGTGTAGTCGGTCATATAGAGAACAGACCGGTAGATCAGGGTACATCACTAGTCCGGGGTTTCCGGACAGTTATCGTTACAACCATTACTGTTTATGGATGATTCCGGTACCTGTAAACACG atacTGAAAATATCGTTTGAAACATTCGACCTGCAGCCCAAACATAACGGGTATTGCGTTGACTATATAGAGA TAAGGGGAAAGTACTATTGTGGCAGTACAGCGCCCTCTACACTATTCTATACCGGTAATGTGTATATACAGTTTAGATCAGACAACAGTGAAAACTATAAAGGGTTTAAACTGATTTGGAGGATATTAAAAG ttgattcGACTTGTAGTAAGAAACCTAGAGTACAGGATGATACATCAGGTTACATTACCAGTCCCAATTATCCGGACGACTATTATTCCGGCCACAACTGTTACTGGATAATTAAATCCCCTGAAAACatg ctggttgaaatatcatttgacAAGAATTTTCGTATAGAGACCAAAAGTGAAGTTGTTTGTTGTGACGAGTTGACGATAAGGAGTGAAACCG gGAGTGATAAGTATTGTGGCTGGACAGCTCCTGGTAAacgattatacattggaaatATAACAATACAATTCACATCAGACACCTCTAGAAACTATGTCGGGTTCAAACTGTCCTGGCGGTTTGTACGAGGGAAAG TTTGGCAGGTGATAGTGTTTACAGGGGATACAGGTACAACACAAACTGTCATGTTAGGTTTCGGTGAGACAGGTAGTGACGTCACGTACTTCCACCTGGGAACCGAGTTCAAGGCCGGGTCAAACAAGACTCACGAACTGTTGTTACCAGTGAACATCACAAATCCACATCCACCGAGAAAACTCATGCTGAAAACTGCACTGACTACAAACTGGCGCGTCATCCAG gtggcgctagtaGGTGTGATAGATGGTGACAATGttgtgtacatgtataactGTATTAACAGCTATGCAGACACAAAGACTTGTAATTATCAATCAAGAATTCATAAACCAG TTAAATGGcagatcgctgtttttagtGGAATCAAGCGGAGTAGTTCCAGGTTACACTATACCAGTGGAAGAGTTGATATTCAGATTATCGGTGACCgaaatgaatcacagtttACATATCTAGGTTCACTATTCGGGGAACACAGAGAACGAAAAGATGTGATCATCTTCACGAGAAATATTGGAAAACctaaaactgtaaaaataaaatgcgaACCAGGATATGGAGAAAATTGGTGGTTCCTAAAACGA GTTGAACTCAAATCTGATAACGTCACTGAAACGTATTTCGGTTTTAATGTTCTCTTGGGTAGAAACGATTACAACGAAGTTTCTCTGGTCCCGAATACAACCAGAGAAG TTGAATGGAAAATCaagattaaaactgataaagaaACTGAGGAGCTTTATATGAATCTGTTTGGATCGAATGGAGTTCAATCTGGTTTCAGTCGACTCGGTCACATCACTACAGGTCACCAGATACAGATGCTAACCACCAAAACTCGTGATCTAGGTCAACCTACCTGTAATGTAGGTCAACCTGCTCGTAATATAGGTCAACCTACTCGCGTCGCTATCTGGAATCGAGGATCATCAacgatttacatttttcag TTCACAATGATCTCCAGTAAGATTTTCCCGAATCAACAATTTGTCGCTGACACAACAAAAACGATGATCTACTCATCCGCCATCACATACATTAGATCGAATCAAGTGGCTTTTATTGAGTTAAACACTGTGCAGTTTG GACCATCAACAGTTACACAAGTCACAGAAACCACCTCAACATCAA GACCATCAACAGTGACACAAGTCACAGAAACCACCTCAACATCAA ATTCTAAAAATGCTGGTTCTGCGATGGCTAGTTTCTGGGCAACAGTTGGCAGTGCAATCGGTTTCACAATTGTGATCGCAATCATTATCGTAGTAACGGTCGTGTTGTATATACACCGCAGAAACATGTATAACAGGGATACTACTG atgTGGTTTCTGAACCGGATGTCGTTTATGAATGTTCCGTTGGCGCTAGTG CTCGGATCGGCAGACGAACTGTTCCTCCAGCTGCTCCATCTACTCCAGCTACTCCACCTGCTGCTGGTGTCGGTTTCATTGAAG ttgaGAATGCCGAAGATGATGATTTCACGGCTGAAAGTGTTTATATTGAG GATATCGGTGAAGATGGGACGATCTATGCACGACTAGACAACATGTCCCGACCGGACACCGCGAGGCTTCAACCGAGCACCTCTAGGGGGCGTACTGCTCCACGAGTGATCCTAGGCGCCGAGGAAGACGTCGGATTGTACGGTGAATTAGACTTCAGTCGACCTGCGATACCTTTAACAGAACTAAACAAACACTGA
- the LOC141909575 gene encoding uncharacterized protein LOC141909575 isoform X2: MIDNSFRRLICQLISPSVNSAGRKWISISSNTDKNTDSTCSRSYREQTGRSGYITSPGFPDSYRYNHYCLWMIPVPVNTILKISFETFDLQPKHNGYCVDYIEIRGKYYCGSTAPSTLFYTGNVYIQFRSDNSENYKGFKLIWRILKVDSTCSKKPRVQDDTSGYITSPNYPDDYYSGHNCYWIIKSPENMLVEISFDKNFRIETKSEVVCCDELTIRSETGSDKYCGWTAPGKRLYIGNITIQFTSDTSRNYVGFKLSWRFVRGKVWQVIVFTGDTGTTQTVMLGFGETGSDVTYFHLGTEFKAGSNKTHELLLPVNITNPHPPRKLMLKTALTTNWRVIQVALVGVIDGDNVVYMYNCINSYADTKTCNYQSRIHKPVKWQIAVFSGIKRSSSRLHYTSGRVDIQIIGDRNESQFTYLGSLFGEHRERKDVIIFTRNIGKPKTVKIKCEPGYGENWWFLKRVELKSDNVTETYFGFNVLLGRNDYNEVSLVPNTTREVEWKIKIKTDKETEELYMNLFGSNGVQSGFSRLGHITTGHQIQMLTTKTRDLGQPTCNVGQPARNIGQPTRVAIWNRGSSTIYIFQFTMISSKIFPNQQFVADTTKTMIYSSAITYIRSNQVAFIELNTVQFGPSTVTQVTETTSTSRPSTVTQVTETTSTSNSKNAGSAMASFWATVGSAIGFTIVIAIIIVVTVVLYIHRRNMYNRDTTDVVSEPDVVYECSVGASARIGRRTVPPAAPSTPATPPAAGVGFIEVENAEDDDFTAESVYIEDIGEDGTIYARLDNMSRPDTARLQPSTSRGRTAPRVILGAEEDVGLYGELDFSRPAIPLTELNKH, translated from the exons ATGATTGACAACTCATTCAGACGTTTAATCTGTCAATTGATTTCGCCTTCTGTGAATAGTGCTGGACGTAAGTGGATCTCAATCTCCTCAAACACAG ACAAGAACACAGATTCAACGTGTAGTCGGTCATATAGAGAACAGACCGGTAGATCAGGGTACATCACTAGTCCGGGGTTTCCGGACAGTTATCGTTACAACCATTACTGTTTATGGATGATTCCGGTACCTGTAAACACG atacTGAAAATATCGTTTGAAACATTCGACCTGCAGCCCAAACATAACGGGTATTGCGTTGACTATATAGAGA TAAGGGGAAAGTACTATTGTGGCAGTACAGCGCCCTCTACACTATTCTATACCGGTAATGTGTATATACAGTTTAGATCAGACAACAGTGAAAACTATAAAGGGTTTAAACTGATTTGGAGGATATTAAAAG ttgattcGACTTGTAGTAAGAAACCTAGAGTACAGGATGATACATCAGGTTACATTACCAGTCCCAATTATCCGGACGACTATTATTCCGGCCACAACTGTTACTGGATAATTAAATCCCCTGAAAACatg ctggttgaaatatcatttgacAAGAATTTTCGTATAGAGACCAAAAGTGAAGTTGTTTGTTGTGACGAGTTGACGATAAGGAGTGAAACCG gGAGTGATAAGTATTGTGGCTGGACAGCTCCTGGTAAacgattatacattggaaatATAACAATACAATTCACATCAGACACCTCTAGAAACTATGTCGGGTTCAAACTGTCCTGGCGGTTTGTACGAGGGAAAG TTTGGCAGGTGATAGTGTTTACAGGGGATACAGGTACAACACAAACTGTCATGTTAGGTTTCGGTGAGACAGGTAGTGACGTCACGTACTTCCACCTGGGAACCGAGTTCAAGGCCGGGTCAAACAAGACTCACGAACTGTTGTTACCAGTGAACATCACAAATCCACATCCACCGAGAAAACTCATGCTGAAAACTGCACTGACTACAAACTGGCGCGTCATCCAG gtggcgctagtaGGTGTGATAGATGGTGACAATGttgtgtacatgtataactGTATTAACAGCTATGCAGACACAAAGACTTGTAATTATCAATCAAGAATTCATAAACCAG TTAAATGGcagatcgctgtttttagtGGAATCAAGCGGAGTAGTTCCAGGTTACACTATACCAGTGGAAGAGTTGATATTCAGATTATCGGTGACCgaaatgaatcacagtttACATATCTAGGTTCACTATTCGGGGAACACAGAGAACGAAAAGATGTGATCATCTTCACGAGAAATATTGGAAAACctaaaactgtaaaaataaaatgcgaACCAGGATATGGAGAAAATTGGTGGTTCCTAAAACGA GTTGAACTCAAATCTGATAACGTCACTGAAACGTATTTCGGTTTTAATGTTCTCTTGGGTAGAAACGATTACAACGAAGTTTCTCTGGTCCCGAATACAACCAGAGAAG TTGAATGGAAAATCaagattaaaactgataaagaaACTGAGGAGCTTTATATGAATCTGTTTGGATCGAATGGAGTTCAATCTGGTTTCAGTCGACTCGGTCACATCACTACAGGTCACCAGATACAGATGCTAACCACCAAAACTCGTGATCTAGGTCAACCTACCTGTAATGTAGGTCAACCTGCTCGTAATATAGGTCAACCTACTCGCGTCGCTATCTGGAATCGAGGATCATCAacgatttacatttttcag TTCACAATGATCTCCAGTAAGATTTTCCCGAATCAACAATTTGTCGCTGACACAACAAAAACGATGATCTACTCATCCGCCATCACATACATTAGATCGAATCAAGTGGCTTTTATTGAGTTAAACACTGTGCAGTTTG GACCATCAACAGTTACACAAGTCACAGAAACCACCTCAACATCAA GACCATCAACAGTGACACAAGTCACAGAAACCACCTCAACATCAA ATTCTAAAAATGCTGGTTCTGCGATGGCTAGTTTCTGGGCAACAGTTGGCAGTGCAATCGGTTTCACAATTGTGATCGCAATCATTATCGTAGTAACGGTCGTGTTGTATATACACCGCAGAAACATGTATAACAGGGATACTACTG atgTGGTTTCTGAACCGGATGTCGTTTATGAATGTTCCGTTGGCGCTAGTG CTCGGATCGGCAGACGAACTGTTCCTCCAGCTGCTCCATCTACTCCAGCTACTCCACCTGCTGCTGGTGTCGGTTTCATTGAAG ttgaGAATGCCGAAGATGATGATTTCACGGCTGAAAGTGTTTATATTGAG GATATCGGTGAAGATGGGACGATCTATGCACGACTAGACAACATGTCCCGACCGGACACCGCGAGGCTTCAACCGAGCACCTCTAGGGGGCGTACTGCTCCACGAGTGATCCTAGGCGCCGAGGAAGACGTCGGATTGTACGGTGAATTAGACTTCAGTCGACCTGCGATACCTTTAACAGAACTAAACAAACACTGA
- the LOC141909575 gene encoding uncharacterized protein LOC141909575 isoform X3: MASMKSLFVVAVFLYVGNSLADKNTDSTCSRSYREQTGRSGYITSPGFPDSYRYNHYCLWMIPVPVNTILKISFETFDLQPKHNGYCVDYIEIRGKYYCGSTAPSTLFYTGNVYIQFRSDNSENYKGFKLIWRILKVDSTCSKKPRVQDDTSGYITSPNYPDDYYSGHNCYWIIKSPENMLVEISFDKNFRIETKSEVVCCDELTIRSETGSDKYCGWTAPGKRLYIGNITIQFTSDTSRNYVGFKLSWRFVRGKVWQVIVFTGDTGTTQTVMLGFGETGSDVTYFHLGTEFKAGSNKTHELLLPVNITNPHPPRKLMLKTALTTNWRVIQVALVGVIDGDNVVYMYNCINSYADTKTCNYQSRIHKPVKWQIAVFSGIKRSSSRLHYTSGRVDIQIIGDRNESQFTYLGSLFGEHRERKDVIIFTRNIGKPKTVKIKCEPGYGENWWFLKRVELKSDNVTETYFGFNVLLGRNDYNEVSLVPNTTREVEWKIKIKTDKETEELYMNLFGSNGVQSGFSRLGHITTGHQIQMLTTKTRDLGQPTCNVGQPARNIGQPTRVAIWNRGSSTIYIFQFTMISSKIFPNQQFVADTTKTMIYSSAITYIRSNQVAFIELNTVQFGPSTVTQVTETTSTSRPSTVTQVTETTSTSNSKNAGSAMASFWATVGSAIGFTIVIAIIIVVTVVLYIHRRNMYNRDTTDVVSEPDVVYECSVGASARIGRRTVPPAAPSTPATPPAAGVGFIEVENAEDDDFTAESVYIEDIGEDGTIYARLDNMSRPDTARLQPSTSRGRTAPRVILGAEEDVGLYGELDFSRPAIPLTELNKH, from the exons ATGGCGTCGATGAAGAGTTTGTTTGTAGTCGCTGTATTTTTATACGTCGGGAATTCTCTTG cAGACAAGAACACAGATTCAACGTGTAGTCGGTCATATAGAGAACAGACCGGTAGATCAGGGTACATCACTAGTCCGGGGTTTCCGGACAGTTATCGTTACAACCATTACTGTTTATGGATGATTCCGGTACCTGTAAACACG atacTGAAAATATCGTTTGAAACATTCGACCTGCAGCCCAAACATAACGGGTATTGCGTTGACTATATAGAGA TAAGGGGAAAGTACTATTGTGGCAGTACAGCGCCCTCTACACTATTCTATACCGGTAATGTGTATATACAGTTTAGATCAGACAACAGTGAAAACTATAAAGGGTTTAAACTGATTTGGAGGATATTAAAAG ttgattcGACTTGTAGTAAGAAACCTAGAGTACAGGATGATACATCAGGTTACATTACCAGTCCCAATTATCCGGACGACTATTATTCCGGCCACAACTGTTACTGGATAATTAAATCCCCTGAAAACatg ctggttgaaatatcatttgacAAGAATTTTCGTATAGAGACCAAAAGTGAAGTTGTTTGTTGTGACGAGTTGACGATAAGGAGTGAAACCG gGAGTGATAAGTATTGTGGCTGGACAGCTCCTGGTAAacgattatacattggaaatATAACAATACAATTCACATCAGACACCTCTAGAAACTATGTCGGGTTCAAACTGTCCTGGCGGTTTGTACGAGGGAAAG TTTGGCAGGTGATAGTGTTTACAGGGGATACAGGTACAACACAAACTGTCATGTTAGGTTTCGGTGAGACAGGTAGTGACGTCACGTACTTCCACCTGGGAACCGAGTTCAAGGCCGGGTCAAACAAGACTCACGAACTGTTGTTACCAGTGAACATCACAAATCCACATCCACCGAGAAAACTCATGCTGAAAACTGCACTGACTACAAACTGGCGCGTCATCCAG gtggcgctagtaGGTGTGATAGATGGTGACAATGttgtgtacatgtataactGTATTAACAGCTATGCAGACACAAAGACTTGTAATTATCAATCAAGAATTCATAAACCAG TTAAATGGcagatcgctgtttttagtGGAATCAAGCGGAGTAGTTCCAGGTTACACTATACCAGTGGAAGAGTTGATATTCAGATTATCGGTGACCgaaatgaatcacagtttACATATCTAGGTTCACTATTCGGGGAACACAGAGAACGAAAAGATGTGATCATCTTCACGAGAAATATTGGAAAACctaaaactgtaaaaataaaatgcgaACCAGGATATGGAGAAAATTGGTGGTTCCTAAAACGA GTTGAACTCAAATCTGATAACGTCACTGAAACGTATTTCGGTTTTAATGTTCTCTTGGGTAGAAACGATTACAACGAAGTTTCTCTGGTCCCGAATACAACCAGAGAAG TTGAATGGAAAATCaagattaaaactgataaagaaACTGAGGAGCTTTATATGAATCTGTTTGGATCGAATGGAGTTCAATCTGGTTTCAGTCGACTCGGTCACATCACTACAGGTCACCAGATACAGATGCTAACCACCAAAACTCGTGATCTAGGTCAACCTACCTGTAATGTAGGTCAACCTGCTCGTAATATAGGTCAACCTACTCGCGTCGCTATCTGGAATCGAGGATCATCAacgatttacatttttcag TTCACAATGATCTCCAGTAAGATTTTCCCGAATCAACAATTTGTCGCTGACACAACAAAAACGATGATCTACTCATCCGCCATCACATACATTAGATCGAATCAAGTGGCTTTTATTGAGTTAAACACTGTGCAGTTTG GACCATCAACAGTTACACAAGTCACAGAAACCACCTCAACATCAA GACCATCAACAGTGACACAAGTCACAGAAACCACCTCAACATCAA ATTCTAAAAATGCTGGTTCTGCGATGGCTAGTTTCTGGGCAACAGTTGGCAGTGCAATCGGTTTCACAATTGTGATCGCAATCATTATCGTAGTAACGGTCGTGTTGTATATACACCGCAGAAACATGTATAACAGGGATACTACTG atgTGGTTTCTGAACCGGATGTCGTTTATGAATGTTCCGTTGGCGCTAGTG CTCGGATCGGCAGACGAACTGTTCCTCCAGCTGCTCCATCTACTCCAGCTACTCCACCTGCTGCTGGTGTCGGTTTCATTGAAG ttgaGAATGCCGAAGATGATGATTTCACGGCTGAAAGTGTTTATATTGAG GATATCGGTGAAGATGGGACGATCTATGCACGACTAGACAACATGTCCCGACCGGACACCGCGAGGCTTCAACCGAGCACCTCTAGGGGGCGTACTGCTCCACGAGTGATCCTAGGCGCCGAGGAAGACGTCGGATTGTACGGTGAATTAGACTTCAGTCGACCTGCGATACCTTTAACAGAACTAAACAAACACTGA